The Poriferisphaera corsica DNA segment TCGGTATCGTCAGCTTCGTCCTGATCTGCGTCTGGTATCTTTCCATCCCTTGCGCCATCATGGGTCTTATTCTCGGTATTGTTGCCGTAATTCAAAAACAAGGCGGAATGGCTCTCGCTGGCCTTATCCTCTCCGCCGTCACCCTAATCATTGACCTGATACTTGTGATTCTTCTTGTCTTAGGTATTGCCGTCATCGGCATCGCCGCCAGTCAATCCGAAGATAGTTCCTTTGAATTCAATTTCGATTCCGATTCTGAGGAAATGGAGCAATTCCACGACGACATGCAGCAAAACATGAACAAAATACAAGAAGACATGGAAAATGAATTCGAAAGTATGAAACTCAAGATGGATAATCAATAATCCATCGCTCTCAAACACAACCTGACCCGTAAGCCCTCAGCAGAGGGCTTATTTTATAAACTGAGCGCATATCAGGGTTCCAACCTATCGCGTATTCACCTACCCACGCCCGATACCATCTTTAGACATAAACTGGAGCCATACTTGCCCGACCAGCCAACACAACCTCCCCCATCACCCCCTACCGATAACGGACGCACCTTTGCCTCCGGTTCACTCGCCCTCGGCTTCCTCGGCCTA contains these protein-coding regions:
- a CDS encoding DUF4190 domain-containing protein is translated as MSDQTQSAPQQPQSQGLAIASLVLGIVSFVLICVWYLSIPCAIMGLILGIVAVIQKQGGMALAGLILSAVTLIIDLILVILLVLGIAVIGIAASQSEDSSFEFNFDSDSEEMEQFHDDMQQNMNKIQEDMENEFESMKLKMDNQ